From Burkholderia savannae, a single genomic window includes:
- a CDS encoding alpha/beta hydrolase — protein MARAARFVLLALALLAALLLALRAYDVRNGPALEPWHTFVPDELDVEQLDRSGWDGYLRREDALFEQVKTQVSERLPPEARVPSNRYFEGSPIYPPHFEHDWNRSYEMLPAGKPVGAVVLLHGLTDSPYSLRHIARHYVERGFVAVGIRLPGHGTVPAGLSNVDWETWMAATRLAVREAQRRAGPGNPIHLVGFSNGGALAMKYALDSLEDSRLARPARIILVSPMVGITRYARFAGLAALPALLPPFERAAWLGIVPEFNPFKYNSFPVNGARQSHRLTSALQQQIARLARAGRLDGLPPVLTFQSVLDFTVSTRAIVRRLYAMLPDNGSELVVFDVNRRAKFGALIDPASTRELSRILPTLPVNYRLTTIGNAADKPEAAHGGVVERTVEPGDMGDAGDAGTHFRDLGLPYPPQIFSLSHVALPFPPDDALYGSQPANADNPRYGVSLGALVPRGERGVLTISLDSMFRISSNPFFSYLLARIDDAIATPARVIGVRPDATRRAKAPNAIASTEPDPEFEDMQRRVVDLELEPATIP, from the coding sequence ATGGCTCGAGCCGCGCGCTTCGTGCTGCTTGCTCTCGCCCTGCTGGCCGCCCTGCTCCTCGCGCTGCGCGCCTACGATGTTCGCAACGGGCCCGCGCTCGAACCCTGGCATACCTTCGTGCCGGACGAACTCGACGTCGAGCAACTCGACCGGAGCGGTTGGGACGGCTATTTGCGTCGCGAGGACGCTCTGTTCGAACAAGTCAAAACGCAAGTGAGCGAGCGCTTGCCGCCGGAGGCGCGCGTGCCTTCGAATCGTTATTTCGAAGGCAGTCCGATCTATCCGCCGCACTTCGAGCACGATTGGAACCGTTCTTACGAAATGCTGCCGGCCGGCAAGCCTGTCGGCGCGGTCGTGTTGCTGCACGGCCTGACGGATTCGCCATATAGCCTGCGCCACATCGCGCGGCATTATGTCGAGCGCGGTTTCGTGGCGGTGGGCATCCGGCTTCCGGGTCACGGCACGGTTCCCGCGGGCCTGTCGAACGTCGATTGGGAAACGTGGATGGCGGCGACTCGGCTTGCCGTGCGCGAGGCGCAGCGCCGCGCCGGCCCCGGCAACCCGATTCATCTCGTCGGCTTTTCCAATGGCGGCGCGCTGGCGATGAAATATGCGCTCGACAGCCTCGAGGACAGTCGTCTTGCCCGTCCCGCGCGCATCATCCTGGTTTCGCCGATGGTCGGCATCACTCGCTATGCGAGGTTTGCCGGTCTCGCGGCGCTTCCCGCGCTGCTGCCGCCATTTGAGAGGGCCGCGTGGCTCGGCATCGTGCCGGAGTTCAATCCGTTCAAGTACAACTCGTTTCCGGTCAACGGGGCGCGCCAGTCGCATCGCCTCACCAGCGCGCTGCAGCAACAGATCGCGCGCCTCGCGCGCGCGGGCAGGCTGGACGGACTTCCTCCCGTACTGACTTTCCAGTCGGTGCTTGATTTCACGGTCAGCACCCGGGCGATTGTCAGGCGGCTCTATGCGATGCTTCCCGACAACGGCAGCGAACTGGTGGTGTTCGACGTCAATCGGCGCGCGAAATTCGGCGCGCTGATCGATCCGGCATCGACACGGGAACTGTCCAGGATACTGCCGACGTTGCCGGTGAACTACCGGCTCACGACGATCGGCAACGCCGCGGACAAACCGGAGGCGGCGCATGGGGGCGTGGTCGAGCGCACCGTCGAGCCGGGCGATATGGGAGATGCGGGAGATGCGGGCACGCACTTCCGTGATCTGGGGCTCCCCTATCCGCCGCAGATTTTCTCGCTGTCGCACGTGGCGCTGCCGTTTCCGCCCGATGACGCGCTTTACGGCTCGCAACCGGCGAATGCGGACAACCCGCGATACGGCGTTTCGCTCGGTGCGCTCGTGCCGCGCGGCGAGCGGGGCGTGTTGACGATCAGCCTCGATTCCATGTTCAGGATTTCGTCGAATCCGTTCTTTTCCTATCTGCTTGCCCGCATCGACGATGCGATTGCCACACCGGCGCGCGTGATCGGCGTTCGGCCCGACGCGACACGGCGCGCGAAAGCTCCGAACGCGATCGCATCGACGGAGCCGGACCCGGAATTCGAGGACATGCAGCGACGGGTGGTCGACCTCGAACTGGAACCCGCGACCATTCCCTGA
- a CDS encoding fimbria/pilus outer membrane usher protein, whose product MSVAQCASAASDGASASAPRREPTATLASASFDQNFLRSGSGETVDLSRFANGNPLLPGEYRVDVYVADRFIGRETVTVKQGDGSEGSDGGAARVCVSRTLFDRLAIDPAQVPADTLARLADAAGCVSIEALSDDARASLDTAELRLDVSLPQALIRRHARGYVDPALWDSGVTAGMLGYNATFYRSESGNLTQQSAYVGINAGFNVGGWMFRHSGSYQWREREPSRYSSIRTYVQRDITPLKARVTLGESNTSGEIFDTFAFRGVQLATDDQMWPESMRGYAPVVRGIAQTNARVTVRQGDAVLYETSVAPGEFVIDDLYPTGYGGNLDVTVTEADGRVQQFKVPYASVAQLLRPGRTRYSVVAGMVRYGGLSYLPRVIQATVQRGLSNSFTAYAGAQVTNDYGAVLAGGAFSTPLGAFALDVTKSWASAAGFRRNGTSVRATYSKLITATNSNLSVAAYRFSSSGYMDLQNALQYSDQARRGTLSDTSWVTSRPRNRLSVTASQGFGSRAGNLYVSGYSQNFWDRSGSDTQFQIGYSNNFRALGYTASISRSRTSLGRMENLYMLSLSVPLGGKSRAPTLNMAVTNGSDGTSVRSTVNGTALKDSSLDYSVGVTRNSSRDVGANGSVLYRSHYSALQGSFDVADRYRAMSAGASGMLVADGGGVTASPYNAQSIAIVEAPAAAGARVLGYSAIVLDRNGHAVVPYLNPYRLNEVSIDPNGLPDDVELLTTRQQVAPRNGAIVKVRYGTVVGRPVLIRGTLPGGSVLPFGASVADPDGNVVGTVGQSGRLYARLADGLEKLVVRWGERDRNACTLALPEQAPDAPDGKTGPLKHLQRFDAVCQPFSTDADQAASMHPRAATRTSG is encoded by the coding sequence ATGAGCGTGGCGCAGTGTGCGTCGGCCGCGAGCGATGGCGCATCCGCTTCCGCGCCGCGGCGCGAGCCGACGGCGACGCTCGCCAGCGCGAGCTTCGATCAGAATTTCCTGCGCTCCGGTTCGGGCGAGACCGTCGATTTGTCCCGGTTCGCCAACGGTAATCCGCTGCTGCCCGGCGAGTACCGCGTGGACGTCTACGTGGCGGATCGCTTCATCGGCCGAGAAACCGTTACCGTCAAGCAGGGCGACGGCTCCGAAGGCTCCGACGGCGGCGCCGCGCGCGTCTGCGTGTCGCGCACGCTGTTCGACCGCCTGGCCATCGACCCCGCACAGGTGCCCGCGGACACGCTCGCGCGGCTGGCCGACGCGGCCGGCTGCGTCAGCATCGAGGCGCTGTCCGACGATGCGCGCGCCAGCCTCGACACAGCGGAGCTGCGTCTCGACGTCAGCCTGCCGCAGGCGTTGATACGCCGCCATGCGCGAGGCTACGTCGATCCGGCGCTGTGGGATTCGGGCGTCACGGCGGGCATGCTGGGCTACAACGCCACCTTTTACCGCAGCGAATCCGGCAACCTGACGCAGCAGTCGGCTTACGTCGGCATCAATGCCGGCTTCAACGTCGGCGGCTGGATGTTTCGCCATAGCGGCTCCTACCAGTGGCGCGAACGCGAACCTTCACGCTACAGCTCGATCCGGACCTACGTGCAGCGCGACATCACGCCGCTGAAGGCGCGCGTGACGTTGGGCGAATCCAATACCAGCGGCGAAATCTTCGACACCTTCGCGTTCCGCGGCGTGCAGCTCGCCACCGACGATCAGATGTGGCCGGAGTCGATGCGCGGATACGCGCCGGTCGTGCGCGGCATCGCGCAAACCAACGCGCGCGTGACGGTGCGCCAGGGCGACGCGGTGCTGTACGAGACCTCGGTTGCGCCGGGCGAATTCGTGATCGACGATCTGTACCCCACCGGCTACGGCGGCAACCTCGACGTCACGGTGACGGAGGCGGACGGCCGCGTGCAGCAGTTCAAGGTGCCTTACGCGTCGGTCGCGCAACTGCTGCGCCCCGGCAGGACGCGCTACAGCGTGGTCGCCGGTATGGTGCGGTACGGCGGGTTGAGCTATCTGCCGAGGGTGATTCAGGCAACCGTGCAGCGAGGCTTGTCCAACAGCTTCACCGCGTATGCGGGAGCCCAGGTCACGAACGACTATGGGGCCGTGCTCGCGGGCGGCGCGTTCAGCACGCCCTTGGGCGCCTTCGCGCTCGACGTGACCAAGTCGTGGGCGTCGGCCGCCGGCTTCAGGCGCAACGGCACCAGCGTGCGTGCGACGTACAGCAAGCTGATCACCGCCACCAACAGCAATTTGTCGGTGGCGGCGTACCGCTTCTCGTCGTCGGGCTACATGGACCTGCAAAACGCGCTGCAATACAGCGATCAGGCGCGGCGCGGCACGCTGAGCGATACCTCGTGGGTGACGAGCAGGCCGCGCAATCGCCTGTCGGTCACGGCAAGCCAGGGCTTCGGCTCGCGTGCCGGCAATCTCTACGTCAGCGGCTACAGCCAGAACTTCTGGGACCGTTCGGGCAGCGATACCCAGTTCCAGATCGGCTACAGCAACAATTTTCGCGCGCTCGGCTATACGGCTTCGATCAGCCGCAGCCGCACGTCGCTTGGGCGGATGGAAAACCTCTACATGCTGTCGCTGTCGGTGCCGCTCGGCGGCAAGTCGCGCGCGCCGACGCTCAACATGGCGGTGACCAACGGATCGGACGGCACCAGCGTGCGTTCCACCGTCAACGGCACCGCGCTGAAAGACAGCTCGCTCGATTACAGCGTCGGCGTGACGCGCAATTCGAGCCGCGACGTCGGCGCCAACGGGTCGGTGCTGTACCGCTCGCACTACAGCGCATTGCAGGGCAGCTTCGATGTGGCCGATCGCTACCGCGCGATGTCCGCCGGCGCGAGCGGCATGCTCGTTGCCGATGGCGGCGGCGTCACGGCCTCGCCGTACAACGCGCAGTCGATCGCGATCGTGGAAGCGCCCGCGGCGGCCGGCGCGCGCGTGCTCGGGTATTCGGCCATCGTGCTCGATCGCAACGGCCATGCGGTGGTGCCGTACCTGAATCCGTACCGGCTCAACGAAGTGTCCATCGATCCCAATGGGCTGCCCGACGACGTCGAACTGCTCACGACGCGGCAGCAGGTTGCGCCCCGGAACGGCGCGATCGTCAAGGTTCGCTACGGCACCGTGGTCGGCCGGCCGGTCCTGATCCGGGGAACGCTGCCTGGCGGCAGCGTGCTGCCGTTCGGCGCGTCCGTGGCCGATCCGGACGGCAACGTGGTCGGCACCGTCGGTCAGAGCGGGCGGTTGTACGCGCGCCTCGCCGACGGGCTCGAGAAGCTCGTCGTCAGATGGGGCGAGCGAGACCGCAATGCCTGCACGCTTGCATTGCCCGAGCAGGCGCCCGACGCGCCCGACGGCAAGACCGGTCCGCTGAAACATCTGCAGCGTTTCGACGCGGTGTGTCAGCCGTTCTCGACGGACGCCGATCAGGCCGCATCGATGCACCCGCGCGCGGCGACGCGGACATCGGGTTGA
- a CDS encoding lecithin retinol acyltransferase family protein, whose protein sequence is MSQHIRPKSAGGAAELGLPSGAHLVTKRVGYAHHGIYIGNGDVVHYAGLSGKLRGGPVEIVSIEQFAAGFGVEVVSHPSAAYAGPDVVDRATSRLGERDYRLLSNNCEHFCLWCVFGQSRSEQVDACIRNPARALAVLFLMIACRLAHGWRAAADGLAAEARVAAAHA, encoded by the coding sequence ATGAGCCAGCACATTCGACCGAAATCCGCAGGCGGCGCGGCCGAACTCGGTCTTCCGAGCGGCGCGCATCTGGTGACGAAACGCGTCGGCTATGCGCACCACGGCATCTATATCGGAAACGGCGACGTGGTTCACTACGCCGGCCTTTCCGGCAAACTCCGCGGCGGCCCCGTCGAGATCGTGTCGATCGAGCAATTCGCGGCGGGCTTCGGCGTCGAAGTCGTGTCGCATCCATCGGCGGCCTATGCCGGCCCGGATGTCGTCGATCGTGCGACGTCGCGCCTCGGGGAGCGCGATTACCGGCTGCTCTCCAACAATTGCGAGCACTTCTGTTTGTGGTGCGTGTTCGGGCAAAGCCGAAGCGAACAGGTCGACGCGTGCATTCGCAATCCCGCGCGCGCGCTGGCCGTGCTCTTCCTGATGATCGCTTGCCGGCTCGCACATGGATGGCGCGCCGCCGCGGACGGCCTCGCCGCCGAAGCCCGCGTGGCCGCGGCGCACGCTTGA
- a CDS encoding fimbrial protein gives MAFSHDDERTIVIKEYTLKLGRTSMRRLLPWVALSLLCAGAAHATQNCSVGSGESVVLLDLTQKILVPEDAPIGTVLMSAHGVSRTAQCMLNVTYPLTSEYAYVRRPDLTTSNRIGSGLAIYVTYNGDRGNSAANWKTDVLVDSAVKSVSVPFTVDIELVKIGETPTSSDTKLPSNYVHVLSVADPNQNLLAQGGNAMYFIRGLQDVVVFTKSTCSVVGDANPVVNLGTFAANGRSGLGSGIGSTSPSRDFMLELDCKQGNTGAFSVALTLDGQTASGYDSAGVLALSAQAGAATGVGVQVLKGDSGSQTAVQFGSAWDVTSRWQSDGRIQLPFSARYYQTADTITPGPANATATYTISYM, from the coding sequence ATGGCGTTTTCTCACGATGATGAAAGGACGATTGTGATCAAGGAATACACACTGAAGCTTGGGCGCACGTCGATGCGGCGCCTGCTGCCGTGGGTGGCGCTGAGCCTGCTCTGCGCCGGCGCGGCGCACGCGACGCAGAACTGTTCGGTAGGCAGCGGCGAAAGCGTCGTGCTGCTCGATTTGACCCAGAAAATCCTGGTGCCGGAAGACGCGCCGATCGGCACCGTGCTGATGAGCGCCCACGGCGTCAGCCGTACGGCTCAATGCATGCTGAACGTCACGTATCCGTTGACGAGCGAGTACGCGTACGTGCGTCGTCCCGATCTGACCACCAGCAACAGGATCGGCAGCGGCCTCGCGATCTACGTGACCTACAACGGCGACCGCGGCAATTCCGCGGCCAACTGGAAGACCGACGTGCTGGTCGACTCGGCGGTCAAGAGCGTTTCGGTGCCGTTCACGGTGGACATCGAACTCGTGAAGATCGGGGAGACGCCCACGAGCTCCGACACCAAGCTGCCGAGCAACTACGTGCACGTGCTCAGCGTGGCGGACCCGAACCAGAACTTGCTGGCCCAGGGCGGCAACGCGATGTACTTCATCAGAGGACTGCAAGATGTCGTGGTGTTTACCAAGAGCACGTGCTCGGTTGTCGGAGACGCCAATCCCGTCGTCAATCTCGGCACGTTCGCGGCCAATGGCCGCTCGGGCCTCGGCTCCGGCATCGGTTCGACATCGCCGTCGCGGGATTTCATGCTGGAGCTCGACTGCAAGCAGGGCAATACTGGCGCGTTTTCGGTCGCGCTGACGTTGGACGGCCAGACCGCATCAGGCTATGACAGCGCCGGTGTGCTGGCGCTGTCGGCGCAGGCGGGCGCGGCGACCGGCGTCGGCGTGCAGGTGCTGAAAGGCGATTCCGGCTCTCAGACGGCCGTGCAGTTCGGTTCTGCCTGGGACGTCACCTCGCGATGGCAATCGGACGGACGAATCCAGCTTCCGTTTTCGGCGCGCTATTACCAAACCGCCGACACCATCACGCCCGGCCCCGCCAACGCCACGGCGACTTACACCATCAGCTACATGTAG
- a CDS encoding fimbrial biogenesis chaperone produces the protein MHLFVLSLALVVSTEAAANIVLFGTRVIYPEGRREVSVRMNNRGDQPALVQAWVDRGDTTATPDKADAPFVITPPISRVEPGKGQTLRLSFLGDDVPEDKESLYWLNVLDIPPRPKAVEGENLMQLAIRSRVKIFLRPAALTDEGAMAAAQQVRWQVQRDGNGRVQGVLASNPSAYYVNIATVEIGPEGKSVIAGEGAMIAPGATHLFRFASSLPAQLEKARVAFGYITDYGGIARGESTLGTP, from the coding sequence TTGCATCTCTTCGTCCTTTCCCTTGCCCTTGTCGTCAGCACCGAGGCGGCAGCCAACATCGTTCTGTTCGGCACGCGCGTGATCTATCCCGAGGGGCGGCGCGAAGTGTCCGTGCGCATGAACAATCGGGGCGATCAGCCCGCACTGGTTCAGGCATGGGTCGATCGCGGCGACACGACGGCGACGCCCGACAAGGCGGACGCGCCGTTCGTCATCACGCCGCCGATTTCCCGCGTCGAACCCGGCAAGGGGCAGACGTTGCGGCTCTCCTTTCTCGGCGACGACGTGCCCGAGGACAAGGAATCGCTCTACTGGCTGAACGTGCTCGACATTCCGCCCAGGCCGAAGGCCGTCGAAGGTGAAAACCTGATGCAGCTCGCCATCCGTTCGCGCGTCAAGATATTCCTGCGGCCCGCGGCGTTGACCGACGAAGGGGCGATGGCCGCCGCGCAACAGGTGCGATGGCAGGTGCAGCGCGACGGCAACGGGCGCGTTCAAGGCGTCTTGGCGAGCAATCCCAGCGCTTACTACGTCAATATCGCGACGGTCGAGATCGGCCCCGAAGGCAAATCCGTCATTGCCGGCGAGGGGGCGATGATCGCGCCGGGCGCGACCCATCTGTTCCGTTTCGCCTCGTCGCTTCCGGCACAGCTCGAGAAGGCGCGCGTGGCGTTCGGCTATATCACCGACTACGGCGGCATTGCGCGCGGCGAAAGCACCCTCGGCACGCCCTGA
- a CDS encoding H-NS histone family protein, which yields MNAYQRFKELKIELEARLAEERAAAREAVLAEIRSCVGEFGFSPDDIFSADGQRGRRKIRARYYDPVSGATWSGAGREPTWIRGKDRTQFELRCSGTDGQDAS from the coding sequence ATGAACGCGTATCAACGATTTAAAGAGCTGAAAATCGAGCTCGAGGCACGTTTGGCCGAGGAGCGAGCGGCGGCTAGAGAGGCTGTTCTCGCGGAGATAAGGTCTTGTGTCGGCGAGTTTGGTTTTTCCCCGGACGACATATTTTCCGCTGACGGGCAACGTGGCAGGCGAAAGATTCGGGCCAGATATTATGACCCCGTCAGTGGAGCGACATGGTCGGGAGCAGGGCGTGAGCCAACGTGGATTCGCGGCAAGGATCGAACGCAATTTGAATTGCGGTGCAGCGGTACCGATGGGCAAGACGCGTCTTGA